A window of the Halopseudomonas phragmitis genome harbors these coding sequences:
- a CDS encoding accessory factor UbiK family protein, which produces MLHKVLIDAVSSQATRLLMSERGLPPPELEKHLKALLQSALAKLDVVSRDEFETQQAVLMRTRERLEALEKRVEALEQRTPPPTT; this is translated from the coding sequence ATGTTGCACAAAGTGTTGATTGACGCGGTCAGCAGCCAGGCCACCCGGTTGCTGATGAGTGAGCGCGGATTGCCGCCGCCGGAGCTGGAGAAACACCTCAAAGCCTTGCTGCAAAGCGCCCTGGCCAAGCTGGATGTGGTCAGCCGTGATGAGTTTGAAACCCAGCAGGCGGTGCTGATGCGTACCCGTGAACGGCTGGAGGCCCTGGAAAAACGGGTCGAGGCCCTGGAGCAGCGTACCCCCCCACCGACCACCTGA